The genomic interval CTCAGTCGGTAGCAGGAACGCACGAGTTACCGACGTATGGGCCTATGGCCCAACCGTCTAGCGATCTTGCATTACCATTGTCAAAACGGCCCACGCAATGCTTACAGCCTCgattcctcaaaaaaaaaaaaaggaTTCAACAGGAATCCGATTCCTAGCGAGTTTTTCTTTTTTGACATTCCGATTCCCAGCGAGTTTATAGtatcagttttgctaaagcacatttAGATGTgtcataagtattgcacatctaagtcctatgtcattgatcttgcgttgagattcgtgtggatattttttctttttcttttttcttttcctctttatacttgattcactcacttagatgtgtAATAATTAAAGCACATCTAGATATGCCCTAGACACACCCAGCTTATAGTATCTCTAAGGATTAATTTGTTTCCGTTTTCCTTTCGACTATGCCGAAGATTTCCTCTCCTCATCTATATATTCGGGCCGGGCGCCGCGTCTTGTTCCACGGTTCCTCCCACCCATAGATCCAAGTTGCACACGCGCCGGGGTTCCGTTCCACTAGGGCTGGGAGCCATCTCGATCGCCGACATAAAACCTGTAGGACGTGCAGGCGCCTGGCGTGCAAGATGAGCAAGTCCTCCCTTACTCCACCCGGGGTGTCCATGGAGCTGCACGCCGGCAACCGCGAGCGCCTCGTCGCCGCGCTCAGCGCCCACCTCTCCGCCTCCGCCCGCCCTCTCCGTGGCGTCGCCTTTCTCAAGGTTCGTTTCTACGCTTGTTCCGTCGATCTCTCCCTATCGTATCCCTATTGATGTTCCTCCCTTAATCTGGTACGTCTACCCTTCTCAACTCTGAAGGGCGGCGAGGAGCAGACTCGTTACTGCAGCGACTACGTCGAGCTCTTCAGGTGAACGCGCCTGTCCCCACCTCCCTTTTGCCGTTTCCCGAATGCATAGCAGATTGAATTAATACATAATTGGTATTGTTAAATGTCTCCAGGCAGGAGAGCTACTTCGCTTATCTGTTCGGAGTGCAAGAGCCGGGGTTCTATGGTGCAGTCGTAAGTTCTCTTCTCTCTCATGGCACATCCCGCGTCCATGTACCAATTTTGTTTGCCTTCCACTTCCACGGCATGTAACGCATGCCGTATGTGCTTAATTACTGCTTATATAGATTAGAATCATCTAGCAATTTCTTGAAGGGATTCTCATTGGAAATCAATGTACCAATCCGTGCAAATATGCATAACACACTTGTAATGAATTTTGCGGATAACTTCAACCAAATAAGAAGGATATCTGTAATATATGCGATTAATTTTCTTGGGCTGAACCTCCGTGTTGAGGGATAGCCCAACACTCTTCTATAACTTCTAGTGTTACCACAAGTCATCCTTTATGAGGTGAATTCATGCATGCTTATCTCATGCCATGATTCTAACTTGCCCTTTTATTGTTCATATAGGACATTGCCTCTGGACAATCAATTTTATTTGCTCCAAGGTTGTCACCTGGCCACGCTGTTTGGATGGGTGTAAACACATTACCTTACTTCAAGGTACTTAATATTCTAGAGACCAAACTGTGCATGTGCCGTTACACTCCGTTTTAAATAATATTTCATTCAATATGTACAGGATAGGTACAAGGTCGATTTTGTGTTCTATGTTGATGAGCTTGCACAGGTTCTCCAAAGTCAATTTAGTGAGCATGGAGAGACGCCCcttctctttctcttatatggCAAGAATACTGACAGCGGAAATTACTCAAAGCCTGCTAGTTTTGAGGTATGTGATATATAATTAGCCACACTTGCATGAAACGAAATACAtgcttaatttgtagttttgccAAACACCATGACTATAAAGCGCAATCATTCGTTTTAATATTGCATTACCATGTTCTTTTGAATCTCAATGCTTAGTTTTATAGTGTTGTCAGGCATTGTCACTGGAAAGCGCAATCTCTCACATTAATAAATACTCCTATTGCATTACTATATGTTCTTTTTGACCTCAACTACATCTTGAAGTAAAAATCCATACTATTTTGTGATATGGTATACATACCGAAGTATAAGGAAGTAAATTTCTTCCACACCTTTTGTCTTTTTTGTTATGTACGTATTTGGGTTACTAACTTACCATGCATTTTCTTTGTCCATGTCAGGGGATAGAGAAATTTGACACTGATTTAAGCACGCTTCATCCTCTCTTAACTGAATGTCGTGTTATAAAATCTGACATGGAGCTTGCCCTCATTCAATATGCTAATGATGTCAGCTCAGAAGCACACATTGAGGTATAAAGAGTTATCAATGCTAATAATTTTTCCACCTTCACTGGTGGTATTATTTTATAGACATCCTATTCGCAGAAATATTCACTATGTATATCTATCATTTAGGTGTTACTACTTCCAACTCACATACTTAATATTTTTTAGAGTTAAATTAAACACTTCTGATTGTTAACTTGGCATTTTACAAGGTTATGAGGCAGATAAAACCAGGCATGAAGGAGTATCAGTTAGAAAGCATCTTTGTTGGTGCATCTAGGTACAGAGGCTGTCGACATTGCTCCTACACATGTATATGTGCTACTGGAGAGAACAGGCGAGTTTACTTTacatattaatgtcaaatgtgaCGCAAGTAATAAGTAGTTACAAATATGTAGAAATTGTCACTAATTGTTTTACTAATCATTTTCGTGCAACATATATGTAGAAGTTGTCACTTGTGCTAATGTGCATATCGCAATATCAAATCACCATCCCAATGCCAATTGTATACGTAGTTTTATGCATTGTTTCTAGATGAAGCTTGGAGAAAATTTTCTTTAAATTCTCTAACACCATGAACTTCTAGTGGTATGAGAAAACATCTTAGTATGGAGTTTTAGTGTCGGAATAAACTACTCACTTTAAATAATTTCAGCAGATCTCTCTTTTCAAGTTCACTTATTTATATTCACAACACTGCCTATTTGTTTATTGAATAGGTGAATAGCTATGGAAAGTTATGTAGGAATGTTTTCTTAGTTAATTCAAAATGATAGGCCCATGCCTATTGTATATGAGTTTGTTCAAGTTGGAATATCTTGTTTGCTATATAACTCTAGTGCTTATCTTACAGTTCCATTCTTCATTATGGACATGCCGGAGCTCCAAATGACCGGGTACActtttctactccctccattcccttatacaaggccactatcaaaaatacattttgcatcaaTACAAGGCCACCAACAGTAACCGAGGCAAAAAATAATGATGTTTCCTCCTACTAGCAACTTTTTAATAATTACATGCATGTAGTCATAATGACACTTAGCTATTTCCTTTCCATTCATTCGTTGCATGCTTATGGCGTATTAATG from Triticum urartu cultivar G1812 unplaced genomic scaffold, Tu2.1 TuUngrouped_contig_6390, whole genome shotgun sequence carries:
- the LOC125530544 gene encoding xaa-Pro dipeptidase-like, whose protein sequence is MSKSSLTPPGVSMELHAGNRERLVAALSAHLSASARPLRGVAFLKGGEEQTRYCSDYVELFRQESYFAYLFGVQEPGFYGAVDIASGQSILFAPRLSPGHAVWMGVNTLPYFKDRYKVDFVFYVDELAQVLQSQFSEHGETPLLFLLYGKNTDSGNYSKPASFEGIEKFDTDLSTLHPLLTECRVIKSDMELALIQYANDVSSEAHIEVMRQIKPGMKEYQLESIFVGASRYRGCRHCSYTCICATGENSSILHYGHAGAPNDRTLNDGDMALMDMGAEYNFYGSDITCSYPINGKFNRNQTVIYNAVLKAHNDVISHMQPGVKWIDMHKLAEQTILESLKKENIIHGDIAAMMNRRLGAVFMPHGLGHLLGIDTHDPGGYPEGLERPKEPGLRSLRTIRELKEGMVITVEPGCYFIDTLLRHARDDPISSKFFNWEKIEIYKSSGGVRVESNMYVTAQGCKNLTNCPREIREIEAVMAGAPWHSRDTLSSTENASPKHFNLPCP